Proteins encoded within one genomic window of Flavobacterium gilvum:
- a CDS encoding T9SS type A sorting domain-containing protein has product MIAFLLMAMLPFSAFGQINCPDDPVPATQPDLRLKTTGCTANDVQILSARLDGPGCVTCTPGQVLELDLLITVYHNTNSDRPALSVFGDLTTTLSDGTSSTCSLVRCSGPLAPKNKILDGVPVASGGNGIQTINFGKVKFSCGSSLVVNNILVAWTVPNEVAVGGPMLTAISSKCDFPGGTLIIAPPLRASATAVCDGQVIDVNLTVEGGIAPFTYLWSNGETTEDLNNVDPGSYSVTVTDAEGCTATASAEQLVCCTPPEINLQASNQIKCVDEEAIFSVSYSGGSPTPTEEWQEKTSTTDWTAITNSLLYSISSNTDNGTTTSTLTISPVPIALNGNQYRLVLTSGSCAPVESEGANLNVGTNPAALSLTGSSICTSVTGTGTITSSTSVIGVKYQLYNSSDGTVQGVKDGTGSGLTWNNVAAGTGYYAIATGAAPTNCTSAHSNAVSVVEVANPAALSLTGSSICTSVTGTGTITSSTSVIGVKYQLYNSSDGTVQGVKDGTGSGLTWANVAAGTGYYAIATGAAPTNCTSAHSNAVSVVEVANPAALSLTGSSICTSVTGTGTITSSTSVIGVKYQLYNSSDGTVQGVKDGTGSGLTWNNVAAGTGYYAIATGAAPTNCTSAHSNAVSVVEVANPAALSLTGSSICTSVTGTGTITSSTSVIGVKYQLYNSSDGTVQGVKDGTGSGLTWNNVAAGTGYYAIATGAAPTNCTSAHSNAVSVVEVANPAALSLTGSSICTSVTGTGTITSSTSVIGVKYQLYNSSDGTVQGVKDGTGSGLTWNNVAAGTGYYAIATGAAPTNCTSAHSNAVSVVEVANPAALSLTGSSICTSVTGTGTITSSTSVIGVKYQLYDSSDGTVQGVKDGTGSGLTWANVAAGTGYYAIATGAAPTNCTSAHSNAVSVVEVANPAALSLTGSSICTSVTGTGTITSSTSVIGVKYQLYNSSDGTVQGVKDGTGSGLTWANVAAGTGYYAIATGAAPTNCTSAHSNAVSVVEVANPAALSLTGSSICTSVTGTGTITSSTSVIGVKYQLYNSSDGTVQGVKDGTGSGLTWANVAAGTGYYAIATGAAPTNCTSAHSNAVSVVEVANPAALSLTGSSICTSVTGTGTITSSTSVIGVKYQLYNSSDGTVQGVKDGTGSGLTWNNVAAGTGYYAIATGAAPTNCTSAHSNAVSVVEVANPAALSLTGSSICTSVTGTGTITSSTSVIGVKYQLYNSSDGTVQGVKDGTGSGLTWANVAAGTGYYAIATGAAPTNCTSAHSNAVSVVEVANPAALSLTGSSICTSVTGTGTITSSTSVIGVKYQLYNSSDGTVQGVKDGTGSGLTWANVAAGTGYYAIATGAAPTNCTSAHSNAVSVVEVANPAALSLTGSSICTSVTGTGTITSSTSVIGVKYQLYNSSDGTVQGVKDGTGSGLTWANVAAGTGYYAIATGAAPTNCTSAHSNAVSVVEVANPAALSLTGSSICTSVTGTGTITSSTSVIGVKYQLYNSSDGTVQGVKDGTGSGLTWNNVAAGTGYYAIATGAAPTNCTSAHSNAVSVVEVANPAALSLTGSSICTSVTGTGTITSSTSVIGVKYQLYNSSDGTVQGVKDGTGSGLTWANVAAGTGYYAIATGAAPTNCTSAHSNAVSVVEVANPAALSLTGSSICTSVTGTGTITSSTSVIGVKYQLYDSSDGTVQGVKDGTGSGLTWANVAAGTGYYAIATGAAPTNCTSAHSNAVSVVEVANPAALSLTGSSICTSVTGTGTITSSTSVIGVKYQLYNSSDGTVQGVKDGTGSGLTWANVAAGTGYYAIATGAAPTNCTSAHSNAVSVVEVANPAALSLTGSSICTSVTGTGTITSSTSVIGVKYQLYDSSDGTVQGVKDGTGSGLTWANVAAGTGYYAIATGAAPTNCTSAHSNAVSVVEVANPAALSLTGSSICTSVTGTGTITSSTSVIGVKYQLYNSSDGTVQGVKDGTGSGLTWNNVAAGTGYYAIATGAAPTNCTSAHSNAVSVVEVANPAALSLTGSSICTSVTGTGTITSSTSVIGVKYQLYNSSDGTVQGVKDGTGSGLTWNNVAAGTGYYVVATNTTPITCTSQSNAVNVIETPNPAALVLTGHDFCSSTPNSGSITSSTSGNNTISYQLYNSLNTIVQEAKPGISAALTWSGLSAGTGYYVIATGATPTSCTATSNTANVVQNPNPILHITTPEDLCAPGVLDFTVVATANAITAGSELPEGTILSYHKNNNGSIGNQMTKEELKAVSAGTYWVKATTPEGCTDTESITITVKNCGGLIYPTATTCTSFLNNQPPLDKICYTVTKKGAKTTISNATPGVFFYYAKIVAPSTGPLTIEVLQFNNSRPHVKDFAIQLDQVFVFDNNCTKIATGKEVTPPKGSGQAKVTIPNAIAGRTYVISVKYDTKTIIGQTTPSVDYHEYFISRITSGVNTYIDNTTAGDILVSNCSAPTPLTTVAKTVETGTVETITPTDTTTTSKIKADDFTAYPVPFKDQLTIRYNFDYPTDVKIEVFNAKGNLVITKYDTNGYLNKEISLNLTSTGQEEVYIVKVTTNKGSSVQKVISSR; this is encoded by the coding sequence ATGATTGCATTTTTATTGATGGCAATGTTGCCATTTTCGGCATTTGGCCAAATAAATTGCCCCGATGACCCTGTGCCTGCGACCCAACCGGATTTAAGACTTAAAACGACAGGATGTACTGCGAACGATGTCCAAATACTTAGCGCAAGACTTGATGGTCCGGGTTGTGTAACATGTACTCCCGGCCAAGTGTTAGAACTTGATTTGTTAATAACGGTATATCATAACACGAATAGTGACAGACCTGCCTTATCCGTATTTGGTGATTTGACTACAACTTTATCCGATGGAACTTCATCCACCTGCAGTCTTGTTAGATGTAGTGGACCTCTTGCTCCTAAAAATAAAATTTTAGATGGAGTTCCTGTGGCAAGCGGAGGAAATGGAATACAGACCATTAATTTTGGCAAAGTTAAGTTTAGTTGTGGAAGCTCTTTAGTGGTAAATAATATTTTGGTAGCATGGACTGTACCTAATGAAGTAGCCGTGGGAGGCCCAATGTTAACAGCTATTTCGAGCAAATGTGATTTCCCAGGAGGAACCCTGATTATTGCCCCTCCTTTACGGGCTTCGGCTACGGCAGTTTGTGATGGGCAAGTAATTGATGTGAATCTCACTGTAGAGGGAGGCATTGCGCCCTTTACATACTTGTGGTCAAACGGTGAAACTACCGAAGACTTGAATAATGTAGATCCTGGTTCTTATAGTGTAACCGTTACGGATGCAGAAGGGTGTACTGCTACGGCAAGCGCAGAACAGTTAGTTTGTTGTACCCCACCCGAAATAAATCTTCAGGCTTCCAATCAAATAAAATGTGTTGACGAGGAGGCAATATTTTCAGTATCATATTCTGGAGGTTCACCGACCCCAACAGAAGAATGGCAAGAAAAAACAAGTACTACTGATTGGACCGCAATAACAAATAGCCTCCTGTATTCAATTTCTTCAAATACTGATAATGGTACCACGACATCAACTTTGACAATTTCCCCAGTTCCAATAGCTCTGAATGGAAATCAATATAGATTGGTATTAACTAGTGGTAGTTGTGCTCCTGTAGAAAGTGAAGGAGCTAATCTTAATGTAGGTACTAATCCAGCGGCACTTTCTTTAACAGGAAGTTCAATATGCACTTCTGTTACAGGAACCGGTACAATCACATCATCTACATCAGTAATTGGTGTAAAATATCAGTTGTACAACAGTTCAGATGGTACAGTTCAGGGTGTCAAAGATGGAACAGGCTCCGGATTAACATGGAATAATGTAGCCGCGGGAACTGGATATTATGCAATAGCAACAGGTGCAGCTCCTACCAATTGTACATCCGCTCACAGCAATGCTGTTAGTGTAGTAGAGGTAGCTAATCCAGCGGCACTTTCTTTAACAGGAAGTTCAATATGTACTTCTGTTACAGGAACCGGTACAATCACATCATCTACATCAGTAATTGGTGTAAAATATCAGTTGTACAACAGTTCAGATGGTACAGTTCAGGGTGTCAAAGATGGAACAGGCTCCGGATTAACATGGGCTAATGTAGCCGCGGGAACTGGATATTATGCAATAGCAACAGGTGCAGCTCCTACCAATTGTACATCCGCTCACAGCAATGCTGTTAGTGTAGTAGAGGTAGCTAATCCAGCGGCACTTTCTTTAACAGGAAGTTCAATATGTACTTCTGTTACAGGAACCGGTACAATCACATCATCTACATCAGTAATTGGTGTAAAATATCAATTGTACAACAGTTCAGATGGTACAGTTCAGGGTGTCAAAGATGGAACAGGCTCCGGATTAACATGGAATAATGTAGCCGCGGGAACCGGATATTATGCAATAGCAACAGGTGCAGCTCCTACCAATTGTACATCCGCTCACAGCAATGCTGTTAGTGTAGTAGAGGTAGCTAATCCAGCGGCACTTTCTTTAACAGGAAGTTCAATATGTACTTCTGTTACAGGAACCGGTACAATCACATCATCTACATCAGTAATTGGTGTAAAATATCAATTGTACAACAGTTCAGATGGTACAGTTCAGGGTGTCAAAGATGGAACAGGCTCCGGATTAACATGGAATAATGTAGCAGCAGGAACCGGATATTATGCAATAGCAACAGGTGCAGCTCCTACCAATTGTACATCCGCTCACAGCAATGCTGTTAGTGTAGTAGAGGTAGCTAATCCAGCGGCACTTTCTTTAACAGGAAGTTCAATATGTACTTCTGTTACAGGAACCGGTACAATCACATCATCTACATCAGTAATTGGTGTAAAATATCAGTTGTACAACAGTTCAGATGGTACAGTTCAGGGTGTCAAAGATGGAACAGGCTCCGGATTAACATGGAATAATGTAGCCGCGGGAACCGGATATTATGCAATAGCAACAGGTGCAGCTCCTACCAATTGTACATCCGCTCACAGCAATGCTGTTAGTGTAGTAGAGGTAGCTAATCCAGCGGCACTTTCTTTAACAGGAAGTTCAATATGCACTTCTGTTACAGGAACCGGTACAATCACATCATCTACATCAGTAATTGGTGTAAAATATCAATTGTATGACAGTTCAGATGGTACAGTTCAGGGTGTCAAAGATGGAACAGGCTCCGGATTAACATGGGCTAATGTAGCCGCGGGAACTGGATATTATGCAATAGCAACAGGTGCAGCTCCTACCAATTGTACATCCGCTCACAGCAATGCTGTTAGTGTAGTAGAGGTAGCTAATCCAGCGGCACTTTCTTTAACAGGAAGTTCAATATGCACTTCTGTTACAGGAACCGGTACAATCACATCATCTACATCAGTAATTGGTGTAAAATATCAGTTGTACAACAGTTCAGATGGTACAGTTCAGGGTGTCAAAGATGGAACAGGCTCCGGATTAACATGGGCTAATGTAGCCGCGGGAACTGGATATTATGCAATAGCAACAGGTGCAGCTCCTACCAATTGTACATCCGCTCACAGCAATGCTGTTAGTGTAGTAGAGGTAGCTAATCCAGCGGCACTTTCTTTAACAGGAAGTTCAATATGTACTTCTGTTACAGGAACCGGTACAATCACATCATCTACATCAGTAATTGGTGTAAAATATCAGTTGTACAACAGTTCAGATGGTACAGTTCAGGGTGTCAAAGATGGAACAGGCTCCGGATTAACATGGGCTAATGTAGCCGCGGGAACTGGATATTATGCAATAGCAACAGGTGCAGCTCCTACCAATTGTACATCCGCTCACAGCAATGCTGTTAGTGTAGTAGAGGTAGCTAATCCAGCGGCACTTTCTTTAACAGGAAGTTCAATATGTACTTCTGTTACAGGAACCGGTACAATCACATCATCTACATCAGTAATTGGTGTAAAATATCAATTGTACAACAGTTCAGATGGTACAGTTCAGGGTGTCAAAGATGGAACAGGCTCCGGATTAACATGGAATAATGTAGCAGCAGGAACCGGATATTATGCAATAGCAACAGGTGCAGCTCCTACCAATTGTACATCCGCTCACAGCAATGCTGTTAGTGTAGTAGAGGTAGCTAATCCAGCGGCACTTTCTTTAACAGGAAGTTCAATATGCACTTCTGTTACAGGAACCGGTACAATCACATCATCTACATCAGTAATTGGTGTAAAATATCAGTTGTACAACAGTTCAGATGGTACAGTTCAGGGTGTCAAAGATGGAACAGGCTCCGGATTAACATGGGCTAATGTAGCCGCGGGAACTGGATATTATGCAATAGCAACAGGTGCAGCTCCTACCAATTGTACATCCGCTCACAGCAATGCTGTTAGTGTAGTAGAGGTAGCTAATCCAGCGGCACTTTCTTTAACAGGAAGTTCAATATGTACTTCTGTTACAGGAACCGGTACAATCACATCATCTACATCAGTAATTGGTGTAAAATATCAGTTGTACAACAGTTCAGATGGTACAGTTCAGGGTGTCAAAGATGGAACAGGCTCCGGATTAACATGGGCTAATGTAGCCGCGGGAACTGGATATTATGCAATAGCAACAGGTGCAGCTCCTACCAATTGTACATCCGCTCACAGCAATGCTGTTAGTGTAGTAGAGGTAGCTAATCCAGCGGCACTTTCTTTAACAGGAAGTTCAATATGTACTTCTGTTACAGGAACCGGTACAATCACATCATCTACATCAGTAATTGGTGTAAAATATCAGTTGTACAACAGTTCAGATGGTACAGTTCAGGGTGTCAAAGATGGAACAGGCTCCGGATTAACATGGGCTAATGTAGCCGCGGGAACTGGATATTATGCAATAGCAACAGGTGCAGCTCCTACCAATTGTACATCCGCTCACAGCAATGCTGTTAGTGTAGTAGAGGTAGCTAATCCAGCGGCACTTTCTTTAACAGGAAGTTCAATATGTACTTCTGTTACAGGAACCGGTACAATCACATCATCTACATCAGTAATTGGTGTAAAATATCAATTGTACAACAGTTCAGATGGTACAGTTCAGGGTGTCAAAGATGGAACAGGCTCCGGATTAACATGGAATAATGTAGCAGCAGGAACCGGATATTATGCAATAGCAACAGGTGCAGCTCCTACCAATTGTACATCCGCTCACAGCAATGCTGTTAGTGTAGTAGAGGTAGCTAATCCAGCGGCACTTTCTTTAACAGGAAGTTCAATATGCACTTCTGTTACAGGAACCGGTACAATCACATCATCTACATCAGTAATTGGTGTAAAATATCAGTTGTACAACAGTTCAGATGGTACAGTTCAGGGTGTCAAAGATGGAACAGGCTCCGGATTAACATGGGCTAATGTAGCCGCGGGAACTGGATATTATGCAATAGCAACAGGTGCAGCTCCTACCAATTGTACATCCGCTCACAGCAATGCTGTTAGTGTAGTAGAGGTAGCTAATCCAGCGGCACTTTCTTTAACAGGAAGTTCAATATGTACTTCTGTTACAGGAACCGGTACAATCACATCATCTACATCAGTAATTGGTGTAAAATATCAGTTGTATGACAGTTCAGATGGTACAGTTCAGGGTGTCAAAGATGGAACAGGCTCCGGATTAACATGGGCTAATGTAGCCGCGGGAACTGGATATTATGCAATAGCAACAGGTGCAGCTCCTACCAATTGTACATCCGCTCACAGCAATGCTGTTAGTGTAGTAGAGGTAGCTAATCCAGCGGCACTTTCTTTAACAGGAAGTTCAATATGCACTTCTGTTACAGGAACCGGTACAATCACATCATCTACATCAGTAATTGGTGTAAAATATCAGTTGTACAACAGTTCAGATGGTACAGTTCAGGGTGTCAAAGATGGAACAGGCTCCGGATTAACATGGGCTAATGTAGCCGCGGGAACTGGATATTATGCAATAGCAACAGGTGCAGCTCCTACCAATTGTACATCCGCTCACAGCAATGCTGTTAGTGTAGTAGAGGTAGCTAATCCAGCGGCACTTTCTTTAACAGGAAGTTCAATATGTACTTCTGTTACAGGAACCGGTACAATCACATCATCTACATCAGTAATTGGTGTAAAATATCAGTTGTATGACAGTTCAGATGGTACAGTTCAGGGTGTCAAAGATGGAACAGGCTCCGGATTAACATGGGCTAATGTAGCCGCGGGAACCGGATATTATGCAATAGCAACAGGTGCAGCTCCTACCAATTGTACATCCGCTCACAGCAATGCTGTTAGTGTAGTAGAGGTAGCTAATCCAGCGGCACTTTCTTTAACAGGAAGTTCAATATGTACTTCTGTTACAGGAACCGGTACAATCACATCATCTACATCAGTAATTGGTGTAAAATATCAGTTGTACAACAGTTCAGATGGTACAGTTCAGGGTGTCAAAGATGGAACAGGCTCCGGATTAACATGGAATAATGTAGCAGCAGGAACCGGATATTATGCAATAGCAACAGGTGCAGCTCCTACCAATTGTACATCCGCTCACAGCAATGCTGTTAGTGTAGTAGAGGTAGCTAATCCAGCGGCACTTTCTTTAACAGGAAGTTCAATATGCACTTCTGTTACAGGAACCGGTACAATCACATCATCTACATCAGTAATTGGTGTAAAATATCAATTGTACAACAGTTCAGATGGTACAGTTCAGGGTGTCAAAGATGGAACAGGCTCCGGATTAACATGGAATAATGTAGCCGCGGGAACTGGATATTATGTGGTTGCTACGAACACTACTCCAATTACCTGTACTTCACAAAGTAATGCGGTTAATGTTATCGAAACACCAAATCCTGCAGCCTTGGTGCTAACCGGGCATGACTTCTGTTCGTCTACCCCAAATAGCGGAAGTATTACTTCTTCTACTTCGGGAAATAATACGATAAGCTACCAGTTGTATAATTCTTTAAACACAATTGTGCAGGAAGCTAAACCTGGTATAAGTGCTGCTTTAACCTGGAGTGGGCTTAGTGCAGGCACAGGTTATTATGTAATTGCTACAGGTGCTACTCCAACCAGTTGTACTGCTACAAGCAATACAGCGAATGTCGTGCAGAACCCAAATCCTATTCTGCATATCACTACTCCAGAAGATTTATGCGCACCAGGTGTATTAGATTTTACAGTAGTCGCAACAGCAAATGCAATAACAGCTGGTAGCGAATTGCCTGAAGGTACTATTTTGAGTTATCATAAGAATAATAATGGATCAATAGGTAATCAAATGACAAAAGAGGAATTAAAGGCTGTTAGCGCAGGAACTTATTGGGTTAAAGCGACAACACCTGAGGGGTGTACAGATACTGAGTCAATAACAATTACAGTGAAAAATTGCGGTGGCCTGATTTATCCAACTGCAACCACTTGCACCAGTTTCTTAAATAATCAGCCTCCGTTGGATAAAATTTGCTATACTGTTACTAAAAAGGGTGCTAAAACAACAATTTCAAATGCAACACCGGGGGTATTCTTTTATTATGCTAAAATTGTTGCACCATCAACTGGACCTCTAACTATTGAAGTGCTTCAATTTAATAACTCTCGCCCTCATGTTAAGGACTTCGCAATCCAGCTAGACCAAGTATTTGTTTTTGACAACAATTGCACAAAAATTGCTACGGGTAAAGAAGTCACCCCTCCAAAAGGGTCCGGACAGGCGAAAGTCACAATACCTAATGCAATAGCAGGACGTACCTATGTTATTTCGGTAAAATATGACACGAAGACTATTATTGGTCAAACTACACCATCAGTAGATTATCATGAATACTTCATATCTAGAATCACATCAGGTGTCAATACATACATAGATAACACCACCGCTGGTGATATACTTGTTAGTAATTGCTCCGCCCCAACTCCTTTAACAACTGTTGCCAAAACAGTAGAAACAGGCACAGTGGAAACAATTACTCCAACAGATACAACGACAACCAGTAAAATCAAAGCAGACGATTTTACCGCATATCCTGTTCCTTTCAAAGATCAATTGACCATCAGATACAATTTTGATTATCCTACTGATGTAAAAATTGAGGTATTCAATGCAAAAGGGAACCTAGTAATTACGAAATACGACACCAATGGCTATTTGAACAAAGAAATATCTTTAAACCTTACAAGCACAGGTCAAGAAGAAGTTTATATTGTTAAAGTAACTACCAATAAAGGAAGCAGTGTACAAAAAGTGATTTCTTCAAGATAA
- a CDS encoding MFS transporter, whose translation MKEQKPQTPPFTAYQKFAVFILAITQFTVILDFMVMSPLGDILMKSLSLKPSHFGLVVSAYAFSAGISGLLTAGFADKFDRKKLLLFFYGGFIAGTIMCGIVNSYYWLVAARIITGLFGGVIGSISMAIVADLFSIQQRGRVMGFIQMGFGASQILGIPIGLYLANAWGWHAPFLWVAGMAGIVAFCIAVKLNPITQHLSVQLDKSPFEHLKHTIAKKDYRIGFTATALLSVGGFMMMPFGSAFAINNLHITQEQLPMLFMIAGISTLLVMPLIGKLSDRIDKYKIFVYASIWTMIMIGIYTNLGVTVFGLVAVANVLMMIGVMGRMVPSTALVTSIPEMQDRGAFMSINSSLQQIAGGIAAAFAGTIVVQKDKWSPLEHYDTLGIIIICISILTVVLMYRVNKMVKRKNSEKKDHSLTIHEV comes from the coding sequence ATGAAAGAACAAAAACCACAAACACCCCCATTTACAGCTTATCAAAAATTTGCTGTTTTCATACTTGCCATAACGCAATTTACCGTAATACTCGATTTTATGGTTATGTCTCCATTGGGAGATATTCTAATGAAATCACTCAGCCTCAAACCATCTCATTTTGGCTTGGTGGTTTCGGCTTATGCGTTTAGTGCTGGTATTTCTGGACTGCTTACAGCAGGTTTTGCCGACAAATTTGACCGCAAAAAACTGCTATTGTTTTTTTATGGAGGATTTATAGCTGGAACTATCATGTGCGGAATCGTAAATTCTTACTATTGGCTTGTGGCGGCTAGAATCATCACTGGATTGTTTGGTGGTGTTATTGGTTCAATTTCAATGGCTATTGTAGCCGATTTATTCAGTATTCAGCAACGCGGGCGCGTTATGGGATTTATCCAGATGGGATTTGGAGCTAGTCAAATTCTGGGAATCCCAATTGGTTTATATCTTGCCAATGCATGGGGTTGGCATGCTCCATTTTTGTGGGTAGCCGGAATGGCCGGAATAGTAGCTTTTTGTATTGCTGTGAAATTAAATCCTATCACACAACATTTATCTGTTCAGCTTGACAAATCACCATTTGAACATTTAAAACATACTATCGCCAAAAAAGATTACCGAATTGGTTTCACCGCCACTGCATTACTCTCCGTAGGAGGATTCATGATGATGCCTTTCGGAAGCGCTTTTGCCATAAACAATCTGCACATTACACAAGAACAATTGCCTATGTTGTTCATGATAGCCGGTATATCTACACTTTTGGTCATGCCTTTGATAGGAAAACTGAGTGATAGGATAGACAAATACAAAATATTTGTATACGCCTCGATATGGACAATGATAATGATAGGCATTTATACTAATCTTGGCGTTACTGTTTTTGGGTTGGTTGCTGTTGCCAACGTATTGATGATGATTGGCGTAATGGGGCGCATGGTTCCATCTACAGCTCTTGTGACTTCTATTCCCGAAATGCAGGACAGAGGTGCCTTTATGAGCATAAACTCATCCTTACAACAAATTGCAGGAGGTATTGCTGCCGCGTTTGCAGGTACAATTGTAGTGCAAAAAGACAAATGGAGCCCGCTGGAACATTATGATACCTTAGGAATTATAATTATCTGTATTTCAATCCTTACTGTTGTACTGATGTATCGTGTCAATAAAATGGTGAAAAGAAAAAACAGTGAGAAAAAGGATCACAGTCTAACTATTCATGAAGTATAG
- a CDS encoding TetR/AcrR family transcriptional regulator, with amino-acid sequence MRTRDTNKEELVKQKAIEMLVKQGIEGFGMNRLAKECGVSVATLYIYYTDKEDLIKKIGVEIGQNFFNEMIKDFSPDMTFREGLHKQWENRARFVIHHPLKVACWELLCHSTHREYIMEKSMSDFKFIMGDFAKNAIERKELISTSKEVFWSIAYGPLYTLLRFHNEGKSLGGTPFKLTKKATEDAFELVIKALTP; translated from the coding sequence ATGCGAACAAGAGACACAAACAAAGAAGAGTTGGTCAAACAAAAAGCCATTGAAATGCTGGTAAAACAAGGCATTGAAGGATTTGGAATGAACCGATTGGCAAAAGAATGTGGCGTATCAGTGGCAACTCTATATATTTACTACACTGACAAAGAAGATTTAATCAAAAAAATCGGTGTCGAAATTGGACAAAATTTCTTCAATGAAATGATTAAAGATTTCTCTCCAGATATGACTTTCAGGGAAGGCTTACATAAACAATGGGAAAACAGAGCTCGATTTGTTATTCATCACCCATTAAAAGTCGCCTGTTGGGAACTTTTGTGTCATTCCACTCATCGGGAATATATTATGGAAAAAAGCATGTCTGACTTTAAATTCATAATGGGAGATTTTGCAAAAAACGCCATTGAAAGAAAAGAATTAATTTCCACATCAAAAGAAGTTTTCTGGAGTATTGCATACGGCCCTTTATACACACTACTTCGTTTCCATAATGAAGGAAAAAGTTTGGGAGGAACACCTTTCAAACTGACTAAAAAGGCTACTGAAGATGCATTTGAATTAGTAATAAAAGCGTTAACACCGTAA